A part of Candidatus Moraniibacteriota bacterium genomic DNA contains:
- the dnaA gene encoding chromosomal replication initiator protein DnaA has translation MKYEELWKAVLGELELSVSKANFETWLLNTELVSIENSIARIAVGSPFTKEWLENRYNHIILQALQKQDSSIREISCFIRTSTDSTQKISPAPSTHTVEVSQSVAPDSSENSPSLHVHHTEKTWEDNIVSHDGMKREISPEALPSSTRMSLGVLPVHPIVGVGQDSPLPVSAPMVSHRPVTSNLNPRYTFENFIIGENNELARAASFAVSQSPGTLYNPLFIYGVVGVGKTHLLQSIGNEARRNHPDMVVRYTTSEQFTNELINHIKNQTMEDFKRSYREIDILLIDDVQFLSGREKTQQEFFHVFNNLHQLNKQVVITSDRTPRAIPTIEDRLKSRFEGGMIADVSRPDLETRMAILRLKLLEKGTTLEEDCIRFIAENITNNARELEGALNRVLVSAEFQKVRPTPAYVAKVLGQIITAHKQTVTLESITKIVAEFYNVPEEELYKKGRKKEIALARQTAMYLARTELDVSLSGVGKHFGGRDHTTVLHAVDRIQKDMEKDGHFKEDMVSLRERLYRE, from the coding sequence ATGAAGTATGAAGAACTCTGGAAAGCAGTCTTAGGGGAATTGGAACTGTCTGTTTCGAAGGCAAACTTTGAGACATGGCTTTTGAATACAGAGCTTGTATCTATCGAAAACAGCATTGCGCGCATTGCGGTGGGAAGTCCTTTTACCAAGGAATGGCTGGAGAATCGGTATAATCACATTATTCTTCAAGCACTTCAAAAACAAGATTCGTCTATTCGCGAGATTTCCTGCTTCATCCGTACATCAACGGATTCGACTCAGAAGATTTCTCCCGCTCCTTCTACTCATACTGTGGAAGTATCTCAATCAGTGGCGCCGGATTCGTCGGAAAATTCGCCTTCTCTTCATGTGCATCACACAGAAAAAACATGGGAAGATAACATTGTTTCTCATGACGGTATGAAGAGAGAAATTTCCCCGGAGGCATTGCCATCTTCAACGAGGATGTCTCTGGGAGTGTTGCCGGTTCACCCAATAGTTGGTGTTGGTCAGGACAGCCCTCTTCCAGTGTCTGCTCCGATGGTTTCGCATCGACCAGTGACATCCAATCTTAATCCTCGCTATACGTTTGAGAATTTCATCATCGGAGAGAATAATGAGTTGGCGCGCGCGGCGTCGTTTGCCGTATCGCAGAGTCCGGGGACGCTCTACAACCCACTCTTTATCTATGGCGTTGTTGGTGTTGGAAAAACACATTTATTGCAATCGATTGGCAATGAGGCGCGCCGCAATCATCCGGACATGGTTGTGCGATATACAACCTCTGAGCAGTTTACCAATGAGCTCATCAATCATATCAAGAATCAGACCATGGAGGACTTCAAGCGATCATACCGGGAGATTGATATACTCCTCATTGATGATGTGCAGTTTCTCTCTGGTCGTGAGAAAACGCAGCAAGAATTTTTTCATGTTTTCAATAATCTCCATCAGCTCAATAAGCAGGTGGTGATTACGAGCGATCGAACGCCACGAGCGATTCCGACTATCGAAGATCGACTGAAGAGTCGCTTCGAAGGCGGTATGATTGCCGATGTGAGTCGCCCTGATCTCGAGACACGCATGGCGATACTGCGACTCAAATTACTCGAAAAGGGCACAACGCTCGAAGAGGATTGTATTCGTTTCATTGCGGAAAATATTACTAACAATGCCCGTGAGCTTGAGGGCGCACTCAATCGCGTGCTCGTCTCGGCGGAATTTCAGAAAGTTCGCCCAACGCCTGCCTATGTCGCCAAGGTGCTCGGACAAATTATCACCGCACACAAACAGACGGTGACGCTTGAGAGTATTACAAAGATTGTCGCGGAGTTCTACAATGTTCCCGAAGAAGAATTGTACAAAAAAGGGCGCAAGAAAGAGATTGCCCTCGCGCGCCAGACGGCGATGTATCTCGCGCGCACTGAGCTCGACGTTTCACTTTCTGGTGTCGGTAAGCACTTTGGCGGGCGCGATCATACGACAGTGCTTCATGCGGTTGATCGTATTCAAAAAGATATGGAGAAAGACGGTCATTTCAAAGAAGACATGGTCAGCTTGCGAGAACGACTGTATCGGGAATAA
- the dnaN gene encoding DNA polymerase III subunit beta, with translation MKLMCTQENLKRAISAVERAAGRQSALPVLANVLIETESGRLKLSATNLEIGIVARVGAKVESEGSLTVPVKVLSQFVGNLPGTEVATLEEVAQSLSISCGGYKVKIKGLPATDFPIIPAKKNTKSIELPAQAFRMALSRLLPCVATQETRLELTGVNFLFSEKELALAATDSFRLAEEILPLEKFLEEDLLAEVSASGSLILPAATLMEVSRAISPTQKTISMTLDENQVFFEMEGIEVISRLILGKFPDYRQIMPQEFSFSAVIEKEAFLRSLKIATVFAAGEIAVELASDDGKVLVEAVSSGVGEQQAEVPAKFLSGSGRLRVVFPPKSLLDGVGFMETPSVAFRGNTTGTPVALTMTDEDVPRASFTYIMMPIQK, from the coding sequence ATGAAACTCATGTGTACGCAAGAAAATCTGAAGCGAGCGATTAGTGCAGTGGAGCGGGCAGCGGGAAGGCAGAGTGCACTTCCGGTCTTGGCAAATGTGCTCATCGAGACAGAGTCGGGGCGACTCAAGCTCTCGGCGACCAATCTCGAAATTGGCATTGTGGCGCGAGTTGGCGCCAAGGTGGAGAGTGAGGGGAGTCTTACGGTGCCAGTTAAGGTACTCTCGCAGTTTGTGGGGAATCTCCCAGGGACAGAGGTGGCGACGCTCGAGGAAGTGGCGCAGTCACTTTCTATTTCCTGCGGCGGGTACAAGGTGAAAATAAAAGGACTCCCTGCCACGGATTTTCCAATTATTCCCGCCAAGAAGAATACTAAATCTATAGAGCTCCCGGCGCAGGCATTTCGGATGGCGCTCTCGAGACTCTTGCCGTGCGTTGCAACGCAAGAAACGAGATTAGAATTGACAGGTGTCAATTTCCTTTTTTCTGAAAAGGAACTTGCGCTTGCAGCGACAGATAGCTTTCGTCTGGCGGAGGAAATTCTCCCGCTCGAAAAGTTTCTCGAAGAAGACTTGCTCGCCGAAGTGAGTGCCTCAGGATCGCTCATCCTTCCGGCAGCAACTCTTATGGAAGTATCTCGCGCCATCAGCCCGACACAGAAAACCATTTCCATGACGCTTGATGAGAATCAGGTCTTCTTTGAAATGGAAGGCATCGAGGTTATTTCGCGACTTATTCTCGGGAAATTTCCCGACTATAGACAGATTATGCCGCAAGAATTTTCTTTTTCTGCTGTGATTGAGAAAGAAGCTTTCTTGCGTTCGCTCAAGATTGCGACCGTGTTTGCGGCGGGAGAGATTGCTGTCGAACTTGCTTCCGATGATGGCAAAGTGCTTGTTGAGGCAGTGTCGAGTGGTGTCGGGGAACAACAAGCAGAAGTTCCGGCGAAGTTTCTTTCTGGAAGCGGACGGCTTCGCGTGGTATTTCCGCCCAAATCACTCCTTGATGGTGTCGGCTTTATGGAGACGCCGTCTGTTGCGTTTCGCGGGAATACTACAGGGACACCAGTCGCGCTCACAATGACTGATGAGGATGTGCCTCGCGCCAGCTTTACGTATATCATGATGCCGATACAGAAATAG
- a CDS encoding DUF1003 domain-containing protein, translating to MEKKSLGSAKNEVKELGVGESPLEELAERSARAIGSVTSLTIHSIFFVGIFSLSFFRFTFDQILLILTTVVSLEAIYLAIFIQMTVNRQAEDIDEVQKDIDDIQEDVEDISEDIEDIQEDVEEIGEDVEGIQKEVEEIGDDVEEISEDIEKEETEEDQERRSTDEKLEKIEGALQALVQDIEKLRRER from the coding sequence ATGGAAAAAAAATCTCTTGGGAGTGCAAAGAATGAGGTGAAAGAATTGGGAGTGGGAGAAAGTCCCCTAGAGGAGCTTGCGGAGCGATCGGCGCGGGCGATCGGGTCGGTGACGTCGTTGACAATTCACTCGATATTTTTTGTCGGGATTTTTTCACTTTCTTTCTTCAGGTTCACCTTTGATCAAATTCTTCTTATTTTAACGACAGTCGTCTCGCTTGAGGCGATTTATCTTGCCATATTCATTCAGATGACGGTGAATCGGCAGGCGGAAGATATCGACGAAGTGCAGAAGGATATCGATGACATTCAAGAAGATGTGGAAGATATCTCAGAGGATATTGAAGATATTCAGGAAGATGTTGAGGAAATCGGCGAGGATGTCGAAGGCATTCAAAAAGAAGTGGAAGAAATTGGCGATGATGTTGAAGAAATCTCGGAGGATATCGAGAAAGAAGAGACCGAAGAAGATCAAGAACGACGATCAACCGATGAGAAGCTGGAGAAAATAGAAGGCGCACTTCAAGCCTTGGTCCAAGATATAGAGAAGTTGCGTCGAGAGCGATAG